The following proteins are encoded in a genomic region of Rhodoferax aquaticus:
- a CDS encoding ArsR/SmtB family transcription factor: MNALIPLDPVDCTAAATVLDETQTLKALTALAQAQRLRTFKALVVAGIDGLTPGVLAQQLQTSPSALSFHLKELTHSGLVAAQQRGRNLIYRANFAHMNGVLAYLTEHCCQGQACDLEVSNKSANMAGCGC; encoded by the coding sequence ATGAATGCATTAATCCCACTCGACCCCGTAGACTGCACGGCAGCCGCCACCGTTTTGGACGAGACCCAAACCCTCAAAGCCCTCACCGCCTTGGCCCAGGCCCAAAGGCTGCGCACCTTCAAAGCTTTGGTGGTCGCGGGGATAGATGGTCTGACGCCCGGTGTGCTGGCCCAGCAGCTGCAGACATCACCCAGCGCCTTGTCATTCCACCTGAAAGAGCTGACGCACTCGGGCTTGGTGGCGGCGCAGCAGCGTGGACGTAACCTCATCTACCGCGCCAACTTCGCCCACATGAACGGCGTGCTGGCCTACCTCACAGAACACTGCTGCCAAGGCCAAGCCTGTGACTTGGAGGTGTCAAACAAAAGCGCCAATATGGCTGGCTGCGGCTGCTGA
- a CDS encoding GNAT family N-acetyltransferase, with the protein MANPATTQNSAARNIEVSWARHLDDVRAAQRLRYDVFATEMGARLSTTLPGHDIDLFDNFCEHLLVRDQATQHVIGTYRVLTPVQAKRVGSTYSDTEFDLTRLRTLRDRMVELGRSCVHPDHRHGGVIMALWSALAEFMVRNQLDTMIGCASVPMLHNGIVSGDVAASIWRQVQQTHLAPIEYHVRPRLPLPIDKLDSTLNVEPPALIKGYLRLGAKVLGAPAWDPDFNSADLPMLMRIADLPARYRKHFLGA; encoded by the coding sequence ATTGCCAACCCCGCCACTACCCAGAATTCAGCAGCCCGCAACATCGAAGTCTCATGGGCACGCCATTTGGACGATGTGCGCGCCGCACAGCGCTTGCGCTATGACGTGTTCGCCACCGAAATGGGAGCCCGCCTCAGCACGACTTTGCCGGGCCATGACATCGACTTGTTTGATAATTTTTGCGAGCACCTGCTGGTGCGCGACCAAGCCACCCAACACGTGATTGGCACCTACCGCGTGTTGACCCCTGTGCAAGCTAAGCGGGTGGGCAGTACTTACAGCGATACCGAGTTTGATTTGACCCGCTTGCGCACCTTGCGTGACCGCATGGTGGAGTTGGGCCGCAGCTGCGTGCACCCCGACCACCGCCATGGCGGCGTGATCATGGCGCTGTGGAGCGCTTTGGCCGAGTTCATGGTGCGCAACCAACTCGATACCATGATTGGTTGTGCCAGCGTGCCCATGTTGCATAACGGCATTGTGAGTGGTGACGTGGCTGCCAGCATCTGGCGCCAAGTGCAGCAAACCCACTTGGCACCTATTGAATACCACGTGCGCCCGCGTTTGCCCTTGCCTATCGACAAGCTGGACTCCACCCTCAACGTGGAGCCACCGGCATTGATCAAAGGCTACTTGCGCTTAGGTGCCAAAGTACTGGGTGCCCCGGCATGGGACCCAGACTTCAATTCGGCGGATTTGCCAATGCTCATGCGCATTGCCGATTTGCCTGCCCGTTACCGCAAACACTTTCTGGGGGCGTAA
- a CDS encoding UDP-2,3-diacylglucosamine diphosphatase, producing the protein MLAGFDALGANWQGVTASASTEVDDDSGPLRYRAIFISDIHLGTAGCQATALLDFMKHHSSDYLYLVGDIVDGWQLRRRWFWPQAHNDVVQKMLRQARKGCKVVFIPGNHDEFARAFVGHHFGGVEVLEDTVHTTADGRALWVTHGDYFDGVIQCAKWLAYVGDNLYEFTLKINRYLNTLRARMGLPYWSLSAYLKNKVKTAVNYVTDFEVAVANEARQRGHQGVVCGHIHRAEMRTIDGILYCNDGDWVESRSALVEHMDGRLELVYWGSEPGKPDAAATAPRQLAHSSL; encoded by the coding sequence ATGTTGGCTGGCTTCGACGCCCTGGGTGCAAACTGGCAGGGCGTCACCGCCAGCGCCAGCACCGAAGTTGACGACGACTCTGGCCCCCTGCGCTACCGGGCCATTTTTATATCTGACATCCACCTAGGTACCGCCGGCTGTCAAGCCACCGCCCTGCTGGATTTCATGAAGCACCACTCCAGCGACTACCTGTACTTGGTGGGTGACATTGTGGATGGCTGGCAACTGCGCCGTCGCTGGTTTTGGCCCCAAGCCCATAACGACGTGGTGCAAAAAATGCTGCGTCAAGCCCGCAAAGGCTGCAAGGTCGTGTTTATTCCGGGTAACCACGACGAATTTGCCCGCGCCTTTGTGGGCCACCATTTTGGCGGGGTTGAGGTGTTGGAAGACACCGTGCACACCACAGCCGATGGGCGTGCCTTGTGGGTCACCCATGGTGACTACTTTGATGGCGTGATTCAGTGTGCCAAGTGGCTGGCTTACGTGGGTGACAACTTGTATGAGTTCACCCTCAAGATCAACCGCTACCTCAACACCTTGCGCGCCCGCATGGGGCTACCGTATTGGTCACTCTCTGCCTATTTGAAAAACAAGGTCAAAACGGCAGTGAACTATGTGACGGACTTTGAGGTGGCTGTCGCCAATGAGGCGCGTCAGCGAGGCCACCAGGGCGTGGTGTGCGGCCACATTCACCGCGCCGAGATGCGCACCATTGACGGAATTTTGTATTGCAACGATGGCGACTGGGTAGAAAGCCGCAGCGCCTTGGTTGAACATATGGATGGCCGCTTAGAGCTGGTGTATTGGGGCAGTGAGCCCGGTAAGCCAGACGCCGCCGCCACAGCTCCCCGCCAACTAGCCCATTCTTCCCTATGA
- a CDS encoding glycosyltransferase family 4 protein yields MKLALVTDAWQPQVNGVVTTLVELVREMELQGHEVLVIHPGLFRTRPCPGYDGIDLAVRPAKRLSELLSTANPDAIHLATEGPLGWAARSYCLKRKLAFTTAFHTRFPEILKAALKVPLWLGYALFRHFHRPSSGVLVPTPSVMHMLQSRGFKNLRNWTHGVDTQLFGYQGLPEVYSPLGALARPVSLFVGRVSYEKNIEAFLKLDVPGTKVVCGVGPLEESLKERYPHVRWLGVLPRPELARVYAAADVFVMPSQSETFGLVMLEAMSCGTPVVAYPVEGPLEVMGSPALGGVLEDDLAVGWYRALTVSRHEARARALTFSWAHASQLFAGFLVPCKRGQTFDKLVAA; encoded by the coding sequence ATGAAATTAGCTCTTGTGACTGATGCTTGGCAACCCCAAGTCAACGGCGTCGTGACCACTCTGGTGGAGTTGGTACGTGAAATGGAGTTGCAGGGGCATGAGGTGCTGGTCATCCACCCAGGCTTGTTTCGCACCCGCCCATGTCCAGGCTACGATGGCATTGACTTGGCTGTGCGTCCAGCCAAGCGCCTCTCGGAGTTGCTGAGCACTGCCAATCCAGATGCCATCCACTTGGCCACAGAAGGCCCCTTGGGCTGGGCCGCGCGTAGCTACTGTCTCAAGCGCAAGCTGGCGTTTACCACGGCATTTCACACGCGTTTCCCTGAGATTCTGAAGGCAGCCCTCAAAGTGCCTTTGTGGCTAGGCTATGCCTTGTTCAGGCACTTTCACCGCCCGTCCTCCGGTGTCTTGGTTCCTACACCCAGCGTGATGCATATGCTGCAGTCGCGGGGCTTTAAGAACCTGCGTAACTGGACACATGGCGTGGACACCCAGCTGTTTGGGTACCAAGGCCTACCTGAGGTCTACAGCCCCTTGGGCGCTTTAGCGCGCCCTGTCTCACTGTTTGTGGGCCGGGTGTCGTATGAAAAAAATATTGAGGCTTTCTTGAAACTTGATGTGCCCGGAACCAAGGTGGTGTGCGGGGTGGGGCCTTTGGAGGAGTCGCTGAAAGAACGCTACCCGCATGTGCGCTGGCTGGGCGTTTTACCTAGGCCTGAGCTTGCGCGAGTGTATGCAGCCGCAGATGTGTTTGTGATGCCGAGTCAGTCGGAAACCTTTGGCTTGGTCATGCTGGAGGCCATGTCCTGTGGTACTCCGGTGGTTGCCTACCCTGTGGAGGGGCCATTGGAGGTGATGGGTAGCCCAGCTTTGGGTGGGGTTTTGGAAGACGATTTGGCGGTAGGGTGGTATCGTGCGCTAACCGTTTCACGCCATGAGGCGCGGGCGCGGGCGTTGACCTTTAGCTGGGCGCATGCTTCGCAGTTGTTTGCGGGGTTTTTGGTGCCATGCAAACGGGGGCAGACATTTGACAAGCTAGTTGCAGCTTAG